The segment TGCCAAAGAAGCCTTCGATCTTGGAATCATCTGCCGAAGAATCGCGCACGGCATCGGGGTTCACCCACAAGTGCGGAGTGGCAAATTCGCTAATGTCCTTGTCGTAGAAGAAGAACTGTTTTTTGTCGGACATGCGAGCAGCAAAGATTCCGTAGTCCAAAATATCCGTGCAAGACTTGCTGCCTTTAGCCATAAAGCCTCTAAGGGCAACGACATAATTCGGGTGCGTACTCCATTCCGGGTCCTGGAACTGGCAATCGCCCGCTTCGGTATCGCGCATCAAGTACCAAAGAATCTTACCCGACGTATCGGACACCGAAAGACGGTCATGCTGCACCACCTTCGAAGTCGTGTACACCGAATCGGGGGCTTCTACATTCAGCTTGCCGCCAAAGTTCAGCCAAAGCATTGCTGCCGGATAATTTTCAGGATCCTGGGAAACGGAAGGGTTGCAAATTTGCTTGCCACCGTTCACCGCAAAAATCGAACCCGTGTCAGTTTTTTCATTGGAGGTTTCAGACTCCGTAAACTGTTCCGGCTCGTAAACGCAAGCCGAAAGGGCTAATACAAAAGATAAAGCAGTAAGGCTAAAGTAACGCATCGTCCGAAATATACTAAAACTTGATACGCTTCACGTGGTAGAAATAGATTCCCATAATCACAGATATCGTAAGAATCCAGCTTATCGGGTATACAACCATCAACGAAGCGAAAGATTTGTACTGGGGGAACACGAAAATCACCCAGAGAATACGGATTCCGCATACGCCCACCATGCAGGTAAGGGCCGGAGCCAGAGACTTGCCCATTCCCGAAAGCGCCCCCGAGAATACATCCAGGAACACGTTAATGGCCAAGAGTCCCACCACCACGTACATACGGATAGAACCGATTTCAATGATTTCGGCGTTTGACGTAAACACGCTCAGCATGGGTTTGGCAAAAATGCAGCAGAGCGCACTCAGCACGATTGTAGAAGAGCAGCCCAGCAGGAGCGTCCAGCGGACCGTTCGGCGGCAGCGTTCCATATTCTTCGCGCCATAGTTTTGCCCGACAAAGGTAACGCACGCCTGAGAAAAGGAACTGAGCCAGTAATACACCACGAATTCATAGTTCAGCGCCACGGCCGAAGCTGCCACCGTGGCAGAACCGAGGCTATTGATAGCAGACTGCAAGCATACATTGCTAAACGAGAACACGACGCCGCGAAGCCCTGTCGGAATTCCTACTCGTAGAATGCGGCTCAAGAAGAAGGGCGTCACGCGAAGTTTCCAGAATTCCAGCTTGAATGGCCCCACCTCATGCAACAGAAGGTAGAACAAAGTAACGCCACTGATGACATTTGCAATCACGGTTGCAATGGCAACGCCCGACACGCCCATGTCAAAGCCTGCTACCAGAATTAGGTTCAGCACCACATTCACCGCACCCGCCACCATAAGCGCATAAAGCGGGCGCTTTGTATCGCCCTTGCTACGCAAGACCGCCGACACAAAGTTGTAGACCATCACAAAGGGCATGCCCGCAAAATAGATTTGCAGGTAACGCACCGCCATGTCCAACACGTCTGCCGGAGTTGAAATCAACTCAAGAATCGGCCTTGCAAAAAAGATACCTACAAAAGAAAGGAATATTCCGCTAAAGAAAGCGACCATCACCGACGTATGCACGCTACGGGTCACGGAACGGTAACTGCGCTCGCCAATGGAATTGGCCACCACCACGTTCGCCCCGACGGAAAGGCCAACGAACAAGTTGATTAGCAAGTTGATGACGAAGGTGTTCGCCCCCACGGCGGCC is part of the uncultured Fibrobacter sp. genome and harbors:
- a CDS encoding MATE family efflux transporter gives rise to the protein MAGLSSKTNIDMLNGPLGRKILRFAIPIALSSIFQQMFNLADVAVVGQFAGDKALAAVGANTFVINLLINLFVGLSVGANVVVANSIGERSYRSVTRSVHTSVMVAFFSGIFLSFVGIFFARPILELISTPADVLDMAVRYLQIYFAGMPFVMVYNFVSAVLRSKGDTKRPLYALMVAGAVNVVLNLILVAGFDMGVSGVAIATVIANVISGVTLFYLLLHEVGPFKLEFWKLRVTPFFLSRILRVGIPTGLRGVVFSFSNVCLQSAINSLGSATVAASAVALNYEFVVYYWLSSFSQACVTFVGQNYGAKNMERCRRTVRWTLLLGCSSTIVLSALCCIFAKPMLSVFTSNAEIIEIGSIRMYVVVGLLAINVFLDVFSGALSGMGKSLAPALTCMVGVCGIRILWVIFVFPQYKSFASLMVVYPISWILTISVIMGIYFYHVKRIKF